One window from the genome of bacterium encodes:
- a CDS encoding polysaccharide deacetylase family protein — MRKLAIPACVRAVFAAAFGALMLIVATGSHVTDEETGASYYVFDGDTSSYGVGAEVQSGPGGGYFKFESAREDSRDDILLDETIAQQINRDSKGNPIAFRVLRGDPARKEVALTFDDGPHPEYYAQILAILQHYRVHATFFMVGFQATRHPQWVKQVWQAGNEIGNHTYDHFRLTKLPPDEVDYQINQTQDAIYQITGSYPRFIRPPGGRYDADTLARIADKKLAVALWSYNTKDVDVSDTDQIYKGVMSNLQNGSILLMHSGSDATVKALPKIIESIKARGYKIVTLGQMVEHMSQSALNQQSAEKNFEYEDWRIKSG, encoded by the coding sequence TTGAGGAAACTGGCTATTCCTGCATGCGTCAGAGCCGTTTTCGCGGCCGCTTTCGGCGCGTTGATGCTGATTGTGGCCACGGGAAGCCACGTGACCGACGAGGAAACGGGAGCTTCGTATTACGTTTTCGACGGCGACACGTCGTCATACGGAGTGGGCGCGGAGGTGCAGTCCGGCCCGGGCGGCGGGTATTTCAAGTTCGAGTCGGCCAGGGAAGACAGCAGGGACGACATCCTGCTGGACGAGACGATCGCGCAGCAGATCAACCGGGATTCCAAGGGCAACCCCATCGCGTTCCGAGTATTGCGGGGCGATCCCGCGAGGAAGGAAGTCGCGCTCACATTCGACGACGGGCCGCATCCCGAATACTACGCACAGATATTGGCGATACTCCAGCACTACCGCGTTCACGCGACGTTTTTTATGGTCGGATTTCAGGCCACCCGCCATCCCCAGTGGGTAAAGCAGGTATGGCAGGCGGGCAACGAAATCGGCAACCACACATACGACCATTTCAGATTGACCAAACTTCCACCGGACGAGGTGGATTACCAGATCAACCAGACGCAGGACGCGATTTATCAAATTACGGGCAGCTATCCGCGGTTCATCCGCCCGCCGGGAGGCAGATACGACGCTGACACGCTGGCGCGCATCGCGGACAAAAAACTTGCGGTCGCGCTGTGGAGCTACAACACAAAGGACGTGGACGTCTCCGACACCGACCAGATTTACAAAGGCGTGATGTCGAACCTGCAGAACGGATCGATTCTGTTGATGCACAGCGGCTCGGACGCGACCGTGAAGGCGCTCCCGAAAATAATCGAATCAATCAAAGCAAGGGGCTATAAAATCGTGACGCTCGGCCAGATGGTCGAGCACATGAGCCAAAGCGCGCTAAACCAGCAATCCGCGGAAAAGAACTTCGAATACGAGGATTGGCGCATAAAAAGCGGTTAA